The following coding sequences are from one Capsicum annuum cultivar UCD-10X-F1 chromosome 3, UCD10Xv1.1, whole genome shotgun sequence window:
- the LOC107863714 gene encoding 40S ribosomal protein S18: MSLVANEDFQHILRVQNTNVDGKQKIMFALTSIKGIGRRFANIACKKADIDMNKRAGELTAAELDSVMVVVANPRQFKIPDWFLNRQKDYKDGKFSQVTSNALDMKLRDDLERLKKIRNHRGLRHYWGLRVRGQHTKTTGRRGKTVGVSKKR; encoded by the exons ATG TCGCTTGTTGCAAATGAAGATTTTCAGCACATTCTTCGTGTGCAAAACACCAATGTGGATGGAAAACAAAAGATCATGTTCGCATTGACCTCCATCAAAGGTATTGGCCGTCGTTTCGCCAACATTGCCTGCAAGAAAGCCGATATCGACATGAACAAGAG GGCTGGTGAACTCACTGCAGCAGAGCTCGACAGTGTCATGGTGGTTGTTGCTAATCCTCGTCAATTCAAAATCCCTGATTGGTTTTTGAACAGGCAGAAGGATTACAAGGATGGGAAATTTTCACAAGTCACCTCTAATGCTCTTGACATGAAACTTAGGGATGATCTGGAGCGTCTGAAAAAGATCAG GAATCATCGTGGTTTACGTCACTACTGGGGTCTCCGAGTGCGTGGTCAGCACACAAAGACCACTGGCCGCAGGGGAAAGACTGTTGGTGTCTCAAAGAAGCGATAA